The following coding sequences lie in one Lolium perenne isolate Kyuss_39 chromosome 2, Kyuss_2.0, whole genome shotgun sequence genomic window:
- the LOC127331971 gene encoding uncharacterized protein isoform X1, whose product MQVHVGPSMEKVELSSDLKFLSKIQIEWFKVLQIDQDLVRSDFVELNQELGNEFLNETSWGMFGSYHGDNRERQLLSCDTLIPLLDANNSGEEEEVESDEDFIYIVGILILIELKKYRDK is encoded by the exons atgcaggtacatgttggtccaagcatggagaaggttgagctatcctcagatctgaagttcttgagcaaa atccaaatcgagtggttcaaagttctgcagatag atcaagatctggtcagatctgactttgtcgaattaaatcaggagcttggaaacgaatttttgaatgaaaccagttgg gggatgtttggttcataccatggtgataaccgagagaggcaattgctaagttgtgatactctcatacctttactag atgcgaacaattctggagaagaagaagaagtggaatcggacgaggattttatttatattgttgggattcttatattgatagagttgaagaagtatagggacaaataa
- the LOC127331971 gene encoding uncharacterized protein isoform X2 → MLVQAWRRFWYDLVKSAKSRVQIQIEWFKVLQIDQDLVRSDFVELNQELGNEFLNETSWGMFGSYHGDNRERQLLSCDTLIPLLDANNSGEEEEVESDEDFIYIVGILILIELKKYRDK, encoded by the exons atgttggtccaagcatggagaag attctggtacgatcttgtaaaatccgccaaatctcgtgtgcagatccaaatcgagtggttcaaagttctgcagatag atcaagatctggtcagatctgactttgtcgaattaaatcaggagcttggaaacgaatttttgaatgaaaccagttgg gggatgtttggttcataccatggtgataaccgagagaggcaattgctaagttgtgatactctcatacctttactag atgcgaacaattctggagaagaagaagaagtggaatcggacgaggattttatttatattgttgggattcttatattgatagagttgaagaagtatagggacaaataa